From the Huiozyma naganishii CBS 8797 chromosome 2, complete genome genome, one window contains:
- the SEC39 gene encoding Sec39p (similar to Saccharomyces cerevisiae SEC39 (YLR440C); ancestral locus Anc_4.323), whose product MSMLLQEKLYILCCLHASARDSEGLTKLLPYFNEQLTDAVVVLWPELDDPLALSFLCAYKTVEKLEINENVFVEHMANDQRLICILGAGDENALTERYSALKQYVDGKLPEGQLNWLQKRVILCNNFDPSDANRYSKLWETQQGDENLQRWINCLVKPLTHWNKRTGEKMRISEFSQLERRAMLRLIIDNWVTLDEAALNSELFPVLQNGDNFYQQFVTDFYNSEKFSLDSEANIRLFHAVFAELLQRISDGDNKALFETATLRIVFENSGNLFKYSTCSDLEERVLQKVSPDSRLTDYNVTVSDLLTYCQYLKNDLFPQDYTLKDVYRVAQDDSSAQRYHFITLCEMYLLKTAHPDLHILLQRLDLFNKLNDAGEQGQERRAILMETLIRLEKFDLLESILQDDDVQQLDILKNAFWQFFNNASNAGTREMTKAKTILRILKANSKAKEGDRFKQLTALVDLSEQLSHYSLKLGKQIPFKPSNILDFNDDPLRLFTILLELNPTLYKSLDTVSFPLLSKLLIALALPETQLEDFHTRLMALHVDFSLANNDFTFAYNLVLQLLERGNVSRYWSTVLQVGKYNDPNWVDNEPPTEIIILQLEVLSKLLAVCPAEEIEVVTSQWSGLELELSSRDIVQDQYSLENQSSLSHNFSLKDVSGTVSSLLTGFNR is encoded by the coding sequence ATGTCCATGCTGTTACAGGAGAAGTTGTACATTTTGTGCTGTTTACACGCGAGTGCGCGGGACTCGGAAGGTCTGACGAAGCTGCTTCCTTACTTCAATGAGCAGTTGACAGATGCAGTGGTTGTTCTGTGGCCGGAACTGGACGATCCTCTGGCTTTGTCGTTCCTGTGTGCGTATAAAACGGTGGAAAAGCTGGAGATCAATGAGAACGTGTTTGTTGAGCACATGGCAAACGACCAGAGACTCATCTGTATATTGGGGGCCGGCGACGAAAATGCGCTCACTGAGAGGTATAGTGCGTTGAAGCAATATGTCGATGGGAAATTGCCCGAGGGTCAGTTGAACTGGTTGCAGAAAAGAGTCATCCTGTGCAACAACTTTGATCCGAGCGATGCGAACCGATATTCGAAATTATGGGAGACCCAACAAGGTGACGAAAACCTGCAGAGATGGATCAATTGTCTCGTGAAACCGCTAACACattggaacaagaggacTGGTGAAAAGATGAGGATTAGTGAGTTTTCTCAATTGGAACGGCGGGCAATGCTCCGTTTGATCATCGATAACTGGGTTACCTTGGACGAAGCGGCATTGAACAGCGAACTTTTCCCAGTGCTACAAAACGGTGACAATTTCTACCAACAGTTTGTGACCGATTTTTACAACTCAGAGAAGTTCTCGCTCGATTCTGAAGCGAACATTCGACTGTTCCACGCGGTCTTTGCTGAACTTTTGCAGAGGATCTCGGACGGGGATAATAAAGccctctttgaaacagcCACTCTGCGAATAGTGTTTGAGAACAGCGGTAACCTATTCAAATACTCGACCTGCTCTGATTTGGAGGAGAGGGTTCTGCAAAAAGTCTCCCCAGATTCCAGACTGACCGATTACAACGTCACCGTGTCGGATCTCTTGACGTATTGccagtacttgaagaatgaTCTATTCCCACAGGACTACACACTCAAAGATGTTTACCGTGTAGCTCAAGATGATAGTTCTGCGCAGAGGTATCATTTCATAACACTGTGCGAAAtgtatctgttgaagacTGCGCATCCGGATCTACACATCCTCCTGCAGCGACTGGAtctgttcaacaagttgaatGATGCCGGTGAGCAAGGTCAAGAGAGGAGGGCCATATTGATGGAGACGTTGATACGGCTGGAGAAATTTGATCTACTAGAATCGATCCTGCAAGACGACGATGTTCAGCAACTggatatcttgaaaaacGCCTTTTGgcagttcttcaacaatgCCTCGAATGCGGGGACTCGCGAGATGACAAAGGCGAAGACGATTTTGAGGATATTGAAAGCGAATAGCAAGGCCAAAGAGGGTGACCGTTTCAAGCAGCTGACGGCGCTCGTAGACCTTAGTGAACAGCTATCCCACTacagtttgaaactgggCAAGCAAATACCATTCAAACCATCAAATATTCTTGATTTCAACGACGACCCGCTGCGACTATTCACTATTCTACTAGAGTTGAACCCGACGCTGTACAAGTCCCTTGACACGGTGAGTTTCCCACTGCTGTCAAAACTACTTATCGCTTTAGCGTTGCCCGAAACACAATTGGAGGATTTCCACACGAGGCTGATGGCGTTGCATGTCGACTTCTCATTAGCCAACAACGATTTCACCTTTGCATACAACCTTGTGTTACAACTGCTGGAGCGGGGGAACGTTTCCCGTTACTGGTCTACTGTGTTGCAAGTGGGGAAGTATAACGACCCGAACTGGGTGGACAATGAGCCGCCGACAGAGATCATCATTCTGCAACTCGAGGTCCTGAGCAAGTTGCTCGCGGTGTGCCCCGCGGAGGAGATCGAGGTCGTGACGTCGCAGTGGAGCGGGCTCGAGTTGGAGTTATCGTCCCGGGACATTGTCCAGGACCAGTACTCCCTGGAGAACCAAAGTTCTTTGTCGCACAACTTCTCGCTGAAGGACGTCTCGGGGACCGTGTCCTCGCTGCTGACAGGGTTTAATCGCTGA
- the DCK1 gene encoding guanine nucleotide exchange factor DCK1 (similar to Saccharomyces cerevisiae YLR422W; ancestral locus Anc_4.296), protein MASVVPNESVTGEVTWVPTGRMLKGTLVKSFCPLARHPELVYHSNYFQDVFVGAEVFVFAMTKDGRWCRGYFCCRPLPQSFAATMTVLGEQVPDVTAKTVLLPRKYIHIDEQVTVDTMDFFKSPEEQDFRDFVDTACESPSLYSSLLRDNSTDAVALTARKPSKPPFPYFRYLHLPLKEELSVMLAVLCSHIYAMYSAGEFTIYEKLTQLHYQLDAIRLKLEYGLTTAHERAVTVHSATTLLVKIAKFFSARGRTNRLITNGAPIVPDPRGYEGIFARSSHTGELLTFEGTSLRRLVADTMLYGLTNDPLGVRRQKCSPERSPFAFAKTQLLIDFHKILHERDLSEHLNLHKATLTLYLRTKQVILTEPVSVRMDASDGARDALTPVLFTNIPTETVDNNKIYLVVAVTEQVRISFRGKIDSSAFAAPFVLMDDTEDRMRAHRLKRGVSVGVIDLSSTFNKYYSRPNSCVAHKLKVNLFSAPPNAQSKESVPHFGLAEKFGWGSIVDNLLNDSRNGIIINPRAVAITATVKELAPEECKSELPLSTANIPTAKVLEGLCSKQEKCYFTLGKISLSNVTQKVTNIKNIMIKVFCENNEITFCENVNERVRKEWSFLSVGPGETIDETIRIGNISPDTVNENITIYAYLNGFLMARATLPIVKCGKIVEYDSSTVVQLFSAQKRPLIDLQIHTKYYGQNFNVPTIIQEFAELAARESIPEGNFVDECKQLLSGVNELDIEVLAVYFDSLLLNYIKLIELVVIKNVDKLPESLPKMILFSLVLFLRSAMSQTEHHNCKEQFYKIFQESLEGKSSLVSSNIGYSILWCYNVTISQPAIAKNENCTHMCSMALYLYMLAMMCTQKEDEKWEEQATQFVVSSCDFFKQTDKSASKGQIALLENYIAWLSVIGLHNEPERLISYTSKIFRSCAVKEKVLQARISDLDAEEIKYLDVKMLLLRHVLENEYVYKCIFETEQVSEKITQLIVSSVNNIFDVYLLANSAQPPLSTIRLANSSFMFILENSKDKYLLRNMIRLIPMCCKIFLILRKYCKKSDSFKSRRTFTELFPTTMTFSYVSMDSIVNDEVVEEVLLELATIICQLNKIAWQLCGDSPSFTKVIEETRDSALFQTGIYLQKMSSEHIHTITRTIKLLFRGEFYSEKKWLGITALFARTGLNMLSMCKDFMVSSTNAPESGSTLTDSIWIDYLKCLLMVSNHKVCALVKLAILPRKAVYFITGDLEKRASNLLATCWTALGKGQFKKELAVKFGVGEISDRQFRLISDHPILLRDLFIFSFHKHIDAVRTSCVVVWSLVVNVWVKFGSLQPLLYICIPELYNGYQEGKLNVDDDDLNKYINCVMYTVHMPSDDPLYMAVLDMLKELIGFLQIVAEAYKITGQEEFDDDRVSRYIEMFGYLLNANQPELFHKLISDIFIHSIKKRDHVQAALSLELLASTYTWDPNDYLDAIPYPPLPPQSSFERKEYLYKEAARNFTEGLKPEKALSVYKDLIKAYDEISYDLNGLAFVHDQISQIYTELQSVDRLVPTYFKVSFMGFGFPNSLRNMMFIFEGLSFEHITSMHGRLLKLYHGSTIVNSQEMVDELLMKPTMGKYINVTTVEPQFELSEEYAKSNKTNMINDKVRMYVENRNLRTFSNARRLPGSKGVTDLWVEEYTYKTVSTFPTLMNRSPVESVMKRKLSPLENAVKSLQLKIQELSGLESMCYKTVKDQDDPSNVFNELSRNITGTISAPVNGGLSKYKEFLQEPVCSQVDSYELRKLVAAFDELAVVLSRCLVLHMELMPATQPRDTHDILTELYEENFHEEIKRNNIKLSEMSLASLMSHEGLRTAGRTALKRPLQPQSHEEVLQRAKPVQLAAAPDAPTAAFGPEQQHIPRGPPQQQQHDGERRGRVRQVHQVTTAVAEDAVADTQFRSNPGSRRGNPGNNAAQPEPGVQSLAAHLATLRRFCWGLEAVWPWSIGRDPQEVSLLTETAAVGRRFEEVAEDRGCLSIEVDGEG, encoded by the coding sequence ATGGCGTCGGTGGTTCCCAATGAGAGTGTGACCGGCGAGGTGACGTGGGTCCCCACGGGCCGGATGCTGAAGGGCACGCTCGTGAAGTCGTTCTGCCCGCTGGCGAGGCATCCGGAGCTTGTGTACCACAGCAACTACTTCCAGGACGTGTTCGTTGGGGCAGAGgtgtttgtgtttgcgATGACGAAGGACGGAAGGTGGTGTCGTGGTTACTTCTGCTGTCGCCCACTACCGCAGAGTTTTGCAGCGACGATGACAGTGTTGGGGGAACAAGTGCCTGATGTAACGGCAAAGACGGTGCTCTTGCCTCGCAAGTACATCCACATCGACGAGCAAGTCACTGTTGACACTATGGACTTCTTTAAGAGCCCCGAGGAGCAGGACTTTAGGGACTTCGTCGATACAGCTTGCGAGTCTCCCTCGCTGTACTCCTCACTTCTTAGAGACAACTCTACGGATGCAGTGGCGCTTACGGCGAGGAAACCGTCCAAACCGCCATTCCCGTACTTCAGGTACCTCCATTTGCCCCTGAAGGAGGAACTCAGCGTCATGCTTGCCGTTCTGTGCTCACACATATACGCCATGTACTCCGCTGGGGAGTTCACCATCTACGAGAAACTTACACAGTTGCACTACCAGTTGGATGCGATCCGGCTCAAGCTCGAGTACGGGCTCACCACGGCACATGAGAGGGCCGTGACGGTGCACTCTGCGACGACACTTCTCGTCAAGATCGCCAAGTTCTTCTCTGCAAGGGGGAGGACCAACAGACTCATCACAAACGGGGCACCCATCGTACCAGACCCGAGAGGGTACGAAGGTATATTTGCAAGAAGCAGTCACACGGGGGAATTGCTCACTTTCGAGGGGACCAGTCTCCGCAGACTAGTCGCAGATACTATGCTCTACGGGTTGACTAACGACCCACTGGGGGTGAGAAGGCAGAAGTGCTCTCCGGAAAGGAGTCCCTTCGCATTTGCAAAGACACAGTTGCTTATAGATTTCCACAAGATACTACACGAGCGGGACCTCTCCGAACACCTTAACTTACACAAGGCAACACTCACTTTGTACCTGCGGACGAAACAGGTGATCCTCACGGAACCGGTGTCCGTGCGCATGGACGCCTCGGATGGGGCAAGGGACGCGCTTACTCCCGTCCTGTTCACAAACATCCCCACGGAGACCGTGGATAACAACAAGATATACCTCGTGGTTGCCGTCACGGAACAGGTCCGCATCAGCTTCAGGGGGAAGATCGACAGTTCTGCGTTCGCGGCACCCTTCGTGCTCATGGACGACACGGAGGACCGCATGAGGGCGCACAGACTCAAGAGGGGTGTCTCCGTCGGCGTCATCGACCTATCGTCCACTTTCAACAAGTACTACTCAAGACCCAACAGCTGTGTTGCACATAAACTTAAGGTCAACCTTTTCAGCGCACCCCCAAATGCACAATCTAAGGAGTCGGTGCCCCACTTTGGACTCGCTGAGAAATTCGGGTGGGGGTCCATCGTAGACAACCTCTTGAACGACTCCAGGAACGGGATCATCATCAACCCGAGGGCGGTCGCGATCACGGCGACCGTTAAGGAACTGGCCCCGGAGGAATGCAAGTCGGAGCTGCCCTTATCAACGGCAAACATCCCGACTGCGAAAGTCCTAGAGGGCCTGTGTTCCAAGCAGGAGAAGTGTTACTTCACCCTCGGGAAGATCTCCTTGTCCAACGTCACTCAGAAGGTGACCAACATCAAGAATATAATGATTAAAGTGTTCTGTGAGAACAATGAGATCACATTCTGCGAAAACGTCAACGAAAGGGTGCGCAAGGAATGGAGTTTCCTATCAGTTGGACCGGGAGAAACGATCGATGAAACGATACGCATCGGCAATATCTCACCGGACACGGTAAACGAAAACATTACAATATACGCATACCTGAACGGGTTCCTCATGGCAAGGGCGACGTTACCGATAGTAAAGTGCGGCAAAATAGTAGAATACGACAGTAGTACTGTCGTGCAACTGTTCTCCGCGCAGAAACGGCCCCTTATCGACCTGCAGATCCACACAAAGTACTATGGGCAAAACTTCAACGTACCCACCATTATACAGGAGTTTGCCGAATTGGCAGCACGCGAGTCGATACCGGAAGGAAACTTCGTGGACGAATGCAAACAGCTGCTAAGTGGGGTCAACGAGTTAGACATTGAAGTATTGGCCGTGTATTTTGACAGCTTGCTACTAAACTACATTAAATTAATTGAGTTGGTAGTGATCAAGAACGTCGACAAATTACCAGAGAGTCTCCCCAAGATGATATTGTTTTCTTTGGTCCTGTTCCTCCGTTCTGCCATGTCTCAGACGGAACACCATAACTGTAAGGAACAATTCTACAAGATTTTTCAAGAGTCCCTGGAGGGTAAATCTTCGCTTGTCTCATCAAATATCGGGTACTCCATCTTATGGTGTTACAATGTCACGATATCACAGCCAGCTATTGCCAAGAATGAAAACTGCACGCACATGTGCTCGATGGCATTGTACCTCTACATGCTCGCCATGATGTGTACACAGAAAGAGGACGAGAAGTGGGAAGAGCAGGCAACGCAATTTGTCGTCTCCAGCTGcgacttcttcaaacaaacGGACAAATCTGCCTCGAAGGGCCAGATCGCCCTGTTAGAAAATTACATTGCATGGCTGTCTGTCATCGGGTTGCACAACGAGCCAGAGAGATTGATCTCCTACACTTCCAAAATATTTAGAAGTTGTGCAGTAAAGGAGAAGGTGCTTCAAGCGCGTATCAGTGATTTGGACGCGGAGGAAATAAAATACTTGGACGTCAAAATGTTGTTACTGCGGCacgttttggaaaacgaATACGTCTACAAGTGTATATTCGAGACGGAACAAGTCAGTGAGAAAATTACCCAACTAATTGTAAGTTCCGTGAACAACATTTTTGACGTATATCTTTTGGCAAACTCAGCACAACCGCCGTTGTCAACGATAAGGTTAGCGAACAGTAGTTTTATGTTCATATTGGAGAATTCAAAAGACAAGTACCTTCTACGAAACATGATTAGGTTAATCCCCATGTGTTGTAAGATCTTCCTCATTTTGAGGAAGTACTGCAAGAAATCTGATTCGTTCAAAAGTAGGAGAACGTTCACTGAGCTCTTCCcgacgacgatgacatTTTCATATGTTTCCATGGACTCAATTGTCAATGACGAAGTTGTCGAAGAGGTCCTACTGGAACTTGCCACAATTATCTgtcaattgaacaagatcgCATGGCAACTATGTGGCGACTCACCGTCGTTCACGAAAGTTATCGAAGAGACAAGAGACAGTGCATTATTCCAGACTGGCATATATTTGCAGAAAATGTCAAGCGAACATATCCACACCATAACAAGGACTATAAAACTTCTATTCAGGGGGGAGTTCTACTcagagaaaaaatggcTGGGAATAACAGCATTATTTGCGCGTACTGGGCTCAACATGCTGTCAATGTGCAAAGATTTTATGGTTTCAAGTACCAACGCCCCTGAGAGCGGTAGCACATTAACCGACAGTATCTGGATAGACTACTTGAAATGTCTGTTGATGGTATCCAACCACAAAGTATGTGCGCTCGTCAAATTGGCAATCCTACCAAGAAAGGCGGTCTATTTTATTACAGGTGATCTCGAGAAACGTGCATCTAATCTGCTAGCGACATGTTGGACTGCACTGGGTAAAGGGCAATTTAAGAAGGAGCTGGCTGTTAAGTTTGGTGTCGGGGAGATTAGTGACCGTCAGTTCCGGTTGATCTCTGACCACCCAATTTTGCTCCGTGATTTGTTTATATTCTCCTTCCATAAACACATTGATGCTGTAAGGACAAGCTGTGTCGTCGTGTGGAGTTTGGTTGTGAACGTTTGGGTAAAATTTGGTTCTCTGCAGCCACTACTTTATATCTGTATTCCGGAGTTGTACAACGGCTATCAAGAGGGTAAACTAAACGTGGACGATGATgacttgaacaagtacatCAACTGTGTCATGTACACTGTGCACATGCCGAGCGATGATCCGCTGTATATGGCCGTTCTGGATAtgttgaaagagttgaTTGGATTTTTGCAGATTGTTGCAGAAGCGTATAAGATTACCGGGCAGGAAGAGTTTGATGACGATAGAGTGTCTCGGTATATTGAAATGTTTGGTTATCTTCTCAATGCGAACCAGCCTGAACTTTTCCACAAGTTGATTAGTGATATTTTCATCCATTCGATAAAAAAACGCGATCACGTCCAGGCGGCTTTGAGTTTGGAACTATTGGCGAGTACGTATACGTGGGATCCGAACGATTATTTGGATGCGATTCCTTATCCACCACTACCGCCACAGTCATCCTTTGAAAGGAAAGAGTATTTGTACAAGGAGGCTGCCCGGAATTTTACAGAAGGGTTAAAGCCAGAGAAGGCCCTTTCCGTTTACAAAGATCTGATAAAGGCGTACGACGAGATCAGTTACGACTTGAACGGGTTGGCGTTTGTTCATGACCAAATTTCGCAGATATACACTGAGTTGCAGTCTGTTGACAGATTAGTACCGACTTATTTCAAAGTGTCATTTATGGGGTTCGGGTTCCCGAACTCTCTGCGGAACATGATGTTtatctttgaaggtttATCCTTTGAGCATATCACATCGATGCACGGCAGATTGCTGAAGTTGTACCACGGGTCGACGATTGTGAACTCCCAAGAGATGGTGGATGAGTTACTGATGAAGCCGACAATGGGTAAGTACATCAACGTTACGACTGTGGAGCCTCAGTTTGAGCTGTCCGAGGAGTATGCCAAAAGTAACAAGACGAACATGATCAACGACAAAGTGAGAATGTACGTTGAGAACAGGAACCTGAGAACTTTCAGTAACGCAAGGAGGCTACCCGGTTCCAAAGGTGTAACTGACCTGTGGGTAGAAGAGTACACGTACAAGACTGTTTCTACTTTCCCCACGCTGATGAATAGGTCCCCCGTTGAGAGTGTTATGAAACGGAAGCTTTCGCCGCTGGAAAACGCGGTCAAGTCCCTGCAGTTGAAGATCCAAGAGCTCAGCGGGCTGGAGAGCATGTGCTACAAGACTGTAAAGGACCAGGACGACCCGTCGAACGTGTTCAACGAGTTATCCCGGAACATAACGGGCACGATCTCTGCTCCCGTGAACGGCGGGCTGTCGAAATACAAGGAGTTCTTGCAAGAACCGGTTTGCTCGCAGGTGGACAGCTACGAGCTGCGGAAACTTGTCGCTGCGTTTGACGAACTGGCCGTTGTCTTGAGCCGTTGCCTCGTGCTGCACATGGAGCTGATGCCCGCAACGCAACCGCGAGACACGCACGATATCCTGACGGAACTGTACGAGGAGAACTTCCACGAGGAGATCAAGCGGAACAACATAAAACTTTCTGAGATGTCGCTAGCGAGTCTAATGAGCCACGAGGGGCTCCGGACTGCAGGGCGCACCGCTCTCAAGAGACCACTCCAACCGCAAAGTCATGAAGAAGTCCTTCAGCGGGCGAAACCCGTTCAACTTGCAGCCGCACCTGACGCTCCCACCGCAGCATTCGGGCCCGAGCAGCAGCATATCCCTCGAGGACcgccg
- the RPN13 gene encoding proteasome regulatory particle lid subunit RPN13 (similar to Saccharomyces cerevisiae RPN13 (YLR421C); ancestral locus Anc_4.295) produces the protein MSDEIQFRAGMAQYDEASGLCTALPAQGRITMRPNDEEQSLGFWDFEWRPTGTTGEPIQLILIPGETHWVPLRSCKTGRVFCLVFSSNEKYFFWLQEKNKAGLAPGKWSPADLALYDRIKKLLAFADEDEDEDESEKKSSGDDDDAGNDSEKNNDVIMADAAA, from the coding sequence ATGAGCGACGAGATCCAGTTCCGTGCCGGGATGGCTCAATACGATGAGGCGAGTGGCTTGTGCACTGCGCTGCCCGCACAGGGTCGCATTACGATGCGGCCCAACGACGAGGAGCAAAGTCTAGGGTTCTGGGACTTCGAGTGGCGCCCCACTGGGACCACGGGGGAACCCATCCAGTTGATCCTGATCCCAGGGGAGACGCACTGGGTGCCACTGCGGTCGTGCAAGACTGGGCGGGTGTTCTGCCTCGTGTTCTCGTCCAACGAGAAGTACTTCTTCTGGCTgcaggagaagaacaaggcCGGGCTGGCGCCCGGCAAGTGGTCCCCCGCGGACCTGGCGCTGTACGACCGcatcaagaaactgctggcGTTTGctgacgaggacgaggacgaagacgagagcgagaagaagagcagcggtgatgatgacgacgcTGGGAACGACAGcgagaagaacaacgaTGTCATCATGGCGGACGCAGCAGCGTAG
- the MRPL4 gene encoding mitochondrial 54S ribosomal protein uL29m (similar to Saccharomyces cerevisiae MRPL4 (YLR439W); ancestral locus Anc_4.320), which translates to MLCARRRSVAIGLSPAVVPARRCLSQTRALLARTKFTKLKQKVPPAPRANVRLPTQQTAHSNKLRITQPIEPSKGNLNTSLDHPLWQFFHEGQFIRDAAQLDTRSRSWSIPELRRKSFEDLHALWYACLRERNVLVREIHLIRTALRTEVDAFTDVDERIRTTMWRIRHVLSERDVAFRRAQETTLASGGQEGRKFAEQFAERFVNDTETPEEELWEKLQRFQLAVFGISEIIEDNRIDRPFIDGIKFVANLKMRRFAKEDPTLEGHPPITDVGEAFVLFTSENDLKSTREAYEVVKELREQGKSVPRLQEVQTVTRYIEQLAGVDN; encoded by the coding sequence ATGCTGTGTGCACGGAGAAGAAGCGTTGCTATTGGTCTTTCTCCCGCCGTGGTGCCCGCTCGGCGGTGTCTTTCGCAGACGAGGGCCCTGTTGGCCCGGACGAAGTTCACGAAGTTGAAGCAGAAGGTGCCACCGGCTCCACGGGCAAACGTGCGGCTGCCCACGCAGCAGACGGCGCACTCGAACAAGCTACGGATCACGCAGCCGATTGAACCCTCGAAGGGGAACTTGAACACGTCGTTGGACCACCCGCTGTGGCAGTTCTTCCACGAGGGTCAGTTCATCCGGGACGCCGCGCAGCTGGACACGCGGTCCCGCAGCTGGAGCATCCCAGAGCTACGTAGGAAGTCCTTCGAGGACCTGCATGCGCTCTGGTACGCGTGTCTCCGCGAGCGCAACGTGCTCGTGCGCGAGATCCACCTCATACGGACAGCGCTCAGGACGGAGGTCGATGCGTTCACGGACGTCGACGAGCGCATTAGAACGACCATGTGGCGCATCAGGCATGTGCTCAGTGAGCGCGATGTCGCCTTCAGGCGTGCCCAGGAGACTACTCTTGCCTCGGGGGGCCAGGAGGGACGCAAGTTCGCGGAACAGTTCGCAGAGAGGTTCGTCAACGACACAGAAACCCCCGAGGAGGAGCTCTGGGAGAAACTGCAACGGTTCCAGCTTGCAGTATTTGGTATCAGCGAGATTATAGAGGATAACCGCATTGACAGACCGTTCATCGACGGGATCAAGTTCGTCGCAAACCTCAAGATGCGCAGGTTCGCCAAGGAGGACCCAACACTAGAGGGTCACCCACCGATCACCGATGTGGGCGAGGCGTTCGTTCTCTTCACAAGCGAGAACGACCTCAAGTCGACACGCGAGGCCTACGAGGTTGTCAAGGAGCTCAGAGAACAGGGGAAATCCGTGCCTCGCCTTCAGGAGGTGCAAACGGTCACAAGGTACATCGAACAACTAGCAGGAGTGGACAATTGA
- the URA4 gene encoding dihydroorotase (similar to Saccharomyces cerevisiae URA4 (YLR420W); ancestral locus Anc_4.294), producing the protein MSRCDEVQEVVLQEPCDMHVHVREGAMCELVTPMVRDGGVSVAYVMPNLQPPIVTVDRVVQYRARLQELAPQTTFLMSLYLSPELTPEVIHEAARVRAVHGVKCYPAGVTTNSDQGVDPNDFSQFYPVFEAMQEEGLVLNLHGEKPSSKGDCDGEGDGINVLNAEEKFLPALEKLHADFPKLRIVLEHCTTAKAIELVRKLNQQVPSDSDPVVAATITAHHLLLTVDDWAGDPVNFCKPVAKLSHDRRALVSAATSGERCFFFGSDSAPHPVENKQRYRGVSAGIFTQRYALAYVAEVFEAQGRLDTLQKFVSDNARRFYRVAGEAKNTVTLYRRDHVVPELVTNNSQTVSVVPFMPGETLHWDIRWQK; encoded by the coding sequence ATGTCTCGCTGTGATGAGGTTCAAGAGGTGGTGCTCCAAGAGCCCTGCGACATGCACGTGCATGTGCGTGAGGGCGCAATGTGCGAGTTGGTGACGCCGATGGTGCGGGATGGAGGTGTCTCCGTGGCGTACGTGATGCCGAACTTACAGCCTCCTATTGTTACGGTGGACCGTGTGGTGCAGTACCGTGCGAGGCTGCAGGAATTGGCCCCGCAGACGACGTTTCTGATGAGTCTGTACTTGTCCCCCGAGTTGACACCTGAGGTGATTCACGAGGCCGCACGGGTCCGTGCAGTGCACGGGGTGAAGTGCTACCCTGCAGGCGTCACGACGAACTCGGATCAAGGTGTAGACCCGAACGATTTCTCGCAGTTCTACCCTGTGTTCGAGGCAATGCAAGAGGAAGGACTCGTATTGAACTTGCACGGCGAGAAACCGTCCTCCAAGGGTGACTGTGACGGTGAAGGTGACGGTATCAACGTCCTCAATGCGGAGGAGAAGTTTCTACCAGCTTTGGAGAAGTTACACGCTGATTTCCCGAAGTTGAGGATCGTGCTGGAGCACTGTACGACCGCTAAAGCGATCGAGCTCGTGCGGAAACTGAACCAGCAGGTTCCAAGCGATTCCGACCCTGTCGTTGCGGCGACAATCACCGCACACCACTTGCTACTGACAGTAGACGATTGGGCCGGGGACCCTGTGAATTTCTGCAAACCTGTTGCGAAGTTGTCCCACGACCGTCGTGCGCTAGTCTCCGCGGCGACCTCTGGCGAGCggtgcttcttcttcgggTCGGACTCGGCGCCGCACCCGGTCGAGAACAAGCAGCGGTACCGTGGCGTCTCCGCTGGGATCTTCACCCAGAGGTACGCTCTCGCGTACGTCGCAGAGGTGTTCGAAGCGCAGGGAAGACTCGACACTTTGCAGAAGTTCGTCTCGGACAACGCCCGGAGGTTCTACCGTGTCGCAGGTGAGGCCAAAAACACAGTGACACTGTACCGTCGCGACCACGTCGTCCCAGAGCTGGTCACCAACAACTCCCAAACCGTCTCGGTCGTCCCCTTCATGCCGGGCGAGACGCTCCACTGGGACATCAGATGGCAAAAGTAA